In one Lysobacter alkalisoli genomic region, the following are encoded:
- a CDS encoding FAD-dependent oxidoreductase, translated as MPLDDPARVERRITVIGAGLAGALFATLLAQRGWSVDVYEKRGDPRVRGYEGGRSINLALAERGRHALRLAGADEAVMAQAVMMRGRMVHFEDGRVSLQRYGKNDSEVIWSVHRGELNIVLLDIAERAGVRLHFHRSLESVDFDARIAHYIDERDDSRHHVPFESLVGADGAGSTLRFAMSGEIELGERSDFLDHSYKELEIPPADDGGFRIDPNALHIWPRGRYMCIALPNDERTFTVTLFLPNEDVPNEARPIDGRPGDHGPSFASVRTGTDARALFERDFPDALPLMPQLEQDFENNPTGILGTLYLDSWQLDDRAVLLGDAAHAMVPFHGQGMNCAFEDCVALAEHLDSTANRAAAFAAFEAERLPNSRAIQAMALENYLEMRDRVDDDDYLLQRALEQTLADRHPTRFMPRYSMVSFHRIPYAMAFERGRLQRELLVELTRGHDSLDTLDWNVVDALVLARLEPLPRDD; from the coding sequence ATGCCACTTGACGATCCCGCCCGTGTGGAGCGGCGCATCACCGTGATCGGCGCCGGCCTGGCCGGCGCGCTGTTCGCGACCCTGCTCGCGCAGCGCGGCTGGTCCGTCGATGTGTACGAGAAACGCGGCGATCCGCGCGTGCGGGGTTACGAGGGCGGGCGATCGATCAACCTCGCCCTTGCCGAACGCGGCCGCCATGCCCTGCGCCTGGCCGGTGCCGACGAGGCGGTAATGGCCCAGGCAGTGATGATGCGTGGCCGCATGGTCCATTTCGAGGACGGCCGGGTCAGCCTGCAGCGCTACGGCAAGAACGACAGCGAGGTGATCTGGTCGGTCCACCGCGGCGAACTGAACATCGTGCTGCTCGATATCGCCGAACGCGCCGGCGTGCGTTTGCATTTCCATCGCTCGCTGGAAAGCGTCGACTTCGACGCTCGTATCGCGCACTACATCGACGAGCGCGACGACAGTCGCCACCACGTCCCGTTCGAATCGCTGGTCGGCGCCGACGGGGCCGGTTCGACGTTGCGCTTCGCGATGTCGGGAGAGATCGAGCTCGGCGAGCGCAGCGACTTCCTCGATCATTCCTACAAGGAACTGGAGATCCCGCCAGCCGACGACGGCGGTTTCCGCATCGATCCCAACGCCCTGCATATCTGGCCGCGCGGCCGCTACATGTGCATCGCGCTGCCCAACGACGAACGCACCTTCACGGTCACATTGTTCCTGCCGAACGAGGACGTGCCGAACGAGGCCCGGCCGATCGATGGCCGACCGGGCGACCACGGCCCGAGCTTCGCCAGCGTCCGCACCGGCACCGATGCACGCGCCCTGTTCGAGCGCGACTTCCCCGATGCACTGCCGTTGATGCCGCAGCTGGAACAGGATTTCGAGAACAACCCGACCGGCATCCTCGGCACCCTGTACCTGGACAGCTGGCAGCTCGACGACCGCGCCGTGCTGCTCGGCGACGCCGCACATGCGATGGTGCCGTTCCACGGCCAGGGCATGAACTGCGCGTTCGAGGATTGCGTGGCCCTGGCCGAACACCTCGACAGCACCGCCAATCGTGCCGCTGCCTTCGCCGCCTTCGAGGCCGAGCGCCTGCCGAACTCGCGCGCGATCCAGGCGATGGCGCTGGAAAACTACCTGGAAATGCGCGACCGCGTCGACGACGACGACTATCTGTTGCAACGCGCCCTTGAACAGACACTGGCCGACCGGCACCCGACCCGGTTCATGCCGCGCTACTCGATGGTCAGCTTCCATCGCATCCCTTACGCAATGGCGTTCGAGCGCGGCAGGCTGCAGCGTGAACTGCTGGTCGAGCTGACCCGCGGCCACGATTCACTGGATACCCTGGACTGGAACGTGGTCGATGCGCTTGTGCTGGCGCGTCTTGAACCGCTTCCGCGCGACGATTGA
- the kynU gene encoding kynureninase, translated as MTNPFSLDHALALDAADPLPTQRDRFLIPRHGDGEQAYFVGNSLGLQPRDARHHVEEVLDTWARLAVEGHFTGESQWMTYHALVRTQLGRLVGARPDEVVAMNTLTVNLHLMMVSFYRPTAERPAILIEAGAFPSDRHAVVSQIRFHGFDPETDLIELGPDEANGTISMAAIERAIEQHGHRLALVLWPGVQYRTGQAFDLQAIAQLTHARGITCGFDLAHAVGNLELSLHDSGADFAVWCHYKYLNSGPGAVAGCFVHERHASNPDLPRFAGWWGHEPSTRFLMGPDFVPSHGAEGWQLSNPPILGIAPLRASLELFDGVGMGALRAKSLRLTGYLESLIRERLSDTLHIVTPAEPERRGCQLSLRVIGGRDRGRALFDYLAGNGVLGDWREPDVIRISPAPLYNTHADILRFARTVEAWRDAT; from the coding sequence ATGACCAATCCTTTCTCGCTCGACCACGCCCTCGCCCTCGACGCCGCCGATCCGTTGCCGACCCAGCGCGACCGGTTCCTGATCCCGCGCCATGGCGACGGCGAGCAGGCCTATTTCGTCGGCAATTCGCTCGGCCTGCAGCCCCGTGATGCGCGCCATCACGTCGAGGAGGTGCTCGACACCTGGGCCCGGCTTGCGGTCGAAGGCCATTTCACCGGTGAGTCGCAATGGATGACCTACCACGCGCTGGTCCGCACCCAGCTCGGCCGGCTGGTCGGCGCCAGGCCCGATGAAGTGGTGGCGATGAACACCCTGACCGTCAACCTGCACCTGATGATGGTCAGCTTCTATCGCCCTACCGCCGAGCGGCCGGCGATCCTGATCGAGGCCGGCGCGTTCCCATCCGACCGTCATGCGGTCGTCTCGCAGATCCGTTTCCACGGCTTCGATCCCGAAACCGATCTGATCGAGCTTGGGCCGGACGAGGCCAACGGCACGATCTCGATGGCCGCGATCGAGCGCGCGATCGAACAACACGGCCATCGCCTTGCGCTGGTGCTGTGGCCCGGCGTGCAGTACCGGACCGGGCAAGCCTTCGACCTGCAAGCAATCGCGCAACTCACACATGCCAGAGGCATTACCTGCGGCTTCGACCTCGCCCATGCGGTCGGCAACCTGGAACTGTCGTTGCACGACAGCGGCGCCGACTTCGCGGTCTGGTGCCACTACAAGTACCTCAACAGCGGGCCGGGCGCGGTCGCCGGTTGCTTCGTCCACGAGCGCCATGCATCCAATCCCGATCTGCCGCGCTTCGCGGGCTGGTGGGGACATGAACCTTCCACCCGCTTCCTGATGGGACCGGACTTCGTTCCCAGCCACGGCGCCGAGGGCTGGCAGCTGAGCAACCCGCCGATCCTCGGCATCGCCCCGTTGCGTGCCTCGCTGGAGTTGTTCGATGGCGTCGGCATGGGCGCCCTGCGTGCGAAGTCGCTGCGGCTGACCGGTTATCTCGAATCCCTGATCCGCGAACGCCTGTCCGACACCTTGCACATCGTGACGCCAGCCGAACCGGAGCGCCGCGGCTGCCAGCTTTCGCTGCGGGTGATCGGCGGCCGCGACCGTGGCCGCGCCCTGTTCGACTACCTGGCCGGGAACGGCGTGCTCGGCGACTGGCGCGAACCGGACGTGATCCGGATCTCGCCGGCGCCGCTGTACAACACCCATGCCGACATCCTGCGATTCGCCCGTACCGTGGAGGCCTGGCGCGATGCCACTTGA
- a CDS encoding amidohydrolase family protein — protein sequence MLKIDTHAHYLPRDWPDLVKKYGDNRFPVVHHTDDGRHRIYKDGRFFREIWSKTWDPEERMADYARFGVQVQVLSTVPVMFSYWAKPHQALELHQSLNDHMARACHDLPRHYAGIGTVPMQSPRLAIQELERCMDQLGLQGVQIGSHINDWNLDAPELFPFFEAAAELGAAILVHPWDMMGTESMPKYWLPWLVGMPAEQSRAACCLVFGGVLERLPKLKVCLAHGGGAFPYTIGRIEHGFNMRPDLVATDNPRNPRDYLSQFYFDSWVADPRALRYLLDTCGVSQVMLGTDYPFPLGEQEPGAGIASLDLPGDEQARLYHGTALEWLGLPKSRFE from the coding sequence ATGCTGAAGATCGACACCCACGCCCACTACCTGCCGCGCGACTGGCCGGACCTGGTCAAGAAATACGGCGACAATCGGTTCCCGGTGGTCCACCACACCGATGACGGCCGCCATCGCATCTACAAGGACGGCAGGTTCTTCCGCGAGATCTGGTCCAAGACCTGGGATCCGGAGGAGCGGATGGCCGACTATGCGCGCTTCGGCGTGCAGGTGCAGGTGCTGAGCACGGTGCCGGTGATGTTCAGCTACTGGGCCAAGCCGCACCAGGCGCTGGAGCTGCACCAGTCGCTCAATGATCATATGGCTCGCGCCTGCCACGACCTTCCGCGCCACTATGCCGGCATCGGCACGGTGCCGATGCAGTCGCCGCGACTGGCGATCCAGGAGCTGGAACGCTGCATGGACCAGCTCGGCCTGCAGGGCGTGCAGATCGGCAGCCATATCAACGATTGGAATCTCGATGCTCCGGAGCTGTTCCCGTTCTTCGAGGCCGCCGCCGAGCTCGGCGCGGCGATCCTGGTGCACCCATGGGACATGATGGGCACCGAAAGCATGCCCAAGTACTGGTTGCCGTGGCTGGTCGGGATGCCGGCCGAGCAGTCGCGCGCGGCCTGCTGCCTGGTCTTCGGCGGAGTGCTGGAACGGCTGCCGAAGCTGAAGGTCTGCCTGGCCCACGGCGGCGGCGCGTTCCCCTATACCATCGGACGCATCGAACACGGCTTCAACATGCGCCCGGACCTGGTCGCGACCGACAACCCGCGCAACCCGCGCGACTACCTGTCGCAGTTCTATTTCGATTCCTGGGTCGCCGATCCACGCGCGCTGCGCTACCTGCTCGACACCTGCGGCGTGTCGCAGGTGATGCTCGGCACCGACTACCCGTTCCCGCTCGGTGAGCAGGAACCCGGTGCCGGCATCGCCTCGCTGGACCTGCCCGGGGACGAACAGGCCCGCCTCTACCATGGCACCGCGCTGGAATGGCTCGGATTGCCGAAGTCCCGTTTTGAATAA
- a CDS encoding 3-hydroxyanthranilate 3,4-dioxygenase: MLPAPINFHAWIEEHRHLLKPPVGNKCIEDGDFIVMVVGGPNQRTDYHWDEGPEWFYQLEGEMVLKVQEDGKVRDIPIRAGEIFLLPPRVPHSPQRMPDSVGLVIERKRLPHEQDGLLWYCERCNEKLYEEYFHLQDIEQDFPPVFDRFYRSDEHRTCRACGHLNPRPVRYDAQA; the protein is encoded by the coding sequence ATGCTCCCTGCCCCGATCAATTTTCATGCCTGGATCGAGGAGCACCGCCACCTGCTCAAGCCACCGGTCGGCAACAAATGCATCGAGGACGGCGACTTCATCGTGATGGTGGTCGGCGGCCCGAACCAGCGCACCGACTACCACTGGGACGAGGGCCCGGAGTGGTTCTACCAGCTCGAAGGCGAGATGGTGCTGAAGGTCCAGGAGGACGGAAAGGTCCGCGACATCCCGATCCGCGCCGGTGAGATCTTCCTGCTGCCGCCCCGCGTGCCGCATTCGCCGCAGCGGATGCCGGACTCGGTCGGCCTGGTCATCGAACGCAAGCGTTTGCCGCATGAGCAGGACGGCCTGCTCTGGTACTGCGAGCGCTGCAACGAAAAGCTGTACGAGGAGTACTTCCACCTGCAGGACATCGAGCAGGACTTCCCGCCCGTGTTCGACCGTTTCTACCGCTCCGACGAGCACCGCACCTGCAGGGCCTGCGGACACCTCAATCCGCGCCCGGTCCGCTACGACGCGCAGGCCTGA
- a CDS encoding RidA family protein, giving the protein MGEDEVFSTQSAPPPVGRYPHARRVGELLFLSGIGPRDLAGDAVPGNIHDADGRLIGHDIELQTRSVFANVRAVLEASGACWEDLVDVTVYLTDMARDFKAYNAVWAEYFPDVDRAPCRTTLGISALPTPIAIELKCVARIPSPQPGPLPLAGKGEE; this is encoded by the coding sequence ATGGGCGAGGATGAGGTCTTCAGCACCCAGAGCGCTCCGCCACCGGTCGGACGCTATCCGCACGCACGTCGCGTCGGCGAGTTGCTGTTCCTGTCCGGCATCGGCCCGCGCGACCTGGCCGGCGATGCCGTGCCCGGCAATATCCACGATGCCGATGGCCGCCTGATCGGTCACGATATCGAGCTGCAGACGCGCTCGGTGTTCGCCAACGTGCGGGCGGTGCTCGAAGCCAGCGGCGCGTGCTGGGAGGACCTGGTCGACGTAACCGTCTACCTGACCGACATGGCACGCGACTTCAAGGCCTACAACGCGGTCTGGGCCGAGTATTTTCCCGACGTGGACAGGGCGCCGTGCCGGACCACGCTCGGGATCAGCGCGCTGCCAACGCCGATTGCGATCGAGCTCAAGTGCGTGGCCCGGATACCGTCCCCGCAGCCCGGCCCTCTCCCGCTCGCGGGAAAGGGGGAGGAATGA
- the can gene encoding carbonate dehydratase codes for MSSLHELIARNREWSERINAEDPGFFERLSKQQAPQFLWIGCSDSRVPANQIIDMAPGEVFVHRNIANVVVHTDLNCLSVIQFAVDVLKVRRILVVGHYGCGGVHAALHGTRVGLADNWLRHVVDVAEKHEQCLHEVGNTELQHDRLCELNVLEQVTNVCETTIVRDAWARGQDLSVHGWVYTLRDGRVHDLGIDVDSRDVLAPRYAEALARIQVDREDR; via the coding sequence ATGAGTTCATTGCACGAGCTGATCGCCCGCAACCGCGAATGGTCCGAACGCATCAATGCCGAGGACCCGGGTTTCTTCGAACGGCTGTCGAAGCAGCAGGCACCGCAGTTCCTCTGGATCGGCTGCTCCGATTCACGGGTGCCGGCCAACCAGATCATCGACATGGCGCCGGGCGAGGTGTTCGTCCACCGCAACATCGCCAACGTGGTCGTGCACACCGACCTCAACTGCCTGTCGGTGATCCAGTTCGCCGTGGACGTACTCAAGGTCCGCCGCATTCTCGTCGTCGGCCACTATGGTTGCGGCGGCGTGCATGCTGCCCTGCATGGCACCCGTGTCGGGCTGGCCGACAACTGGCTGCGTCATGTCGTCGACGTGGCCGAAAAGCACGAACAGTGCCTGCACGAAGTCGGCAACACGGAACTGCAACACGATCGCCTGTGCGAACTCAACGTACTCGAACAGGTCACCAATGTCTGCGAGACCACCATTGTCCGCGATGCGTGGGCGCGCGGGCAGGACCTGTCCGTTCACGGCTGGGTCTACACCCTGCGCGACGGCCGCGTGCACGACCTCGGGATCGATGTCGATTCGCGCGATGTGCTCGCACCGCGCTACGCCGAAGCCCTGGCCCGGATCCAGGTCGATCGGGAGGACCGCTGA
- a CDS encoding aldehyde dehydrogenase: MRFRHFIAGEFREPVSGRWLEVFDPACGQPYAEVAAGNAADVEAAIAAARVAFPVWAGMPNSTRARWLEKLADALESKLEDFAHAESRNGGKPIRLARDVEIPRAVANLRFFAHAATQFASESHHGEAGLNYTLRQPLGPVAAISPWNLPLYLFTWKIAPALAAGNTVVAKPSEITPATATMLGELAAEIGLPKGVLNIVHGMGPDVGEPLVSHPDIHAVSFTGSTAVGRRIAGTTGPQLKKVSLELGGKNPTLVFADSDWQDQLDTIVRSAFQNSGQICLCGSRLLVERRIYHAFRDALVEHALALRIGDPIDPDTQMGPLVSQMHFDKVVAALQRARDEGGHVLCGGQALDRPGWFVAPTVIDGLGPDCATNREEIFGPVVTLQPFDDEAEALALANATDYGLAASVWTRDLDRAHRFASHLRAGIIWINSWLMRDLRTPFGGMGASGLGREGGFEAMRFFTDARNVGIQLGHWNR; encoded by the coding sequence ATGCGCTTCCGCCACTTCATCGCCGGTGAATTCCGCGAGCCTGTGTCCGGGCGATGGCTGGAGGTTTTCGACCCCGCTTGCGGGCAGCCCTACGCCGAAGTCGCGGCCGGCAATGCGGCCGATGTCGAAGCCGCTATTGCGGCTGCCAGGGTCGCCTTCCCCGTCTGGGCCGGCATGCCGAACAGCACCCGCGCCCGCTGGCTGGAGAAGCTCGCCGACGCATTGGAATCGAAACTCGAGGACTTCGCCCACGCCGAGTCGCGTAATGGCGGCAAGCCGATCCGGCTCGCCCGCGATGTCGAGATCCCGCGCGCGGTCGCCAACCTGCGCTTCTTCGCCCATGCCGCGACCCAGTTCGCGAGCGAATCGCACCACGGCGAAGCCGGGCTGAACTACACCCTGCGCCAGCCGCTGGGGCCGGTGGCGGCGATCTCGCCGTGGAACCTGCCGTTGTACCTGTTCACCTGGAAGATCGCCCCGGCGCTGGCAGCCGGCAATACCGTGGTCGCGAAACCGTCCGAAATCACGCCCGCAACGGCGACGATGCTGGGCGAGCTGGCCGCGGAGATCGGTCTGCCGAAGGGTGTGCTGAACATCGTTCACGGCATGGGCCCGGACGTCGGCGAGCCGCTGGTGTCGCACCCGGACATCCACGCGGTCTCGTTCACCGGCAGCACCGCGGTCGGCCGCCGCATCGCCGGGACCACCGGGCCGCAGCTGAAGAAGGTATCGCTTGAGCTCGGCGGCAAGAACCCGACCCTGGTATTTGCCGACAGCGACTGGCAGGACCAGCTCGACACGATCGTGCGCTCGGCGTTCCAGAACAGCGGCCAGATCTGCCTGTGCGGATCGCGGCTGCTGGTCGAGCGGCGCATCTACCATGCCTTCCGCGATGCGCTGGTCGAGCATGCGCTGGCCCTGCGCATCGGCGACCCGATCGACCCCGACACGCAGATGGGCCCGCTGGTCTCGCAGATGCATTTCGACAAGGTCGTGGCCGCCCTGCAGCGCGCCCGCGACGAGGGCGGCCATGTGCTGTGTGGCGGACAGGCACTCGACCGCCCGGGCTGGTTCGTCGCGCCAACCGTGATCGACGGCCTCGGCCCGGACTGCGCGACCAACCGCGAGGAAATCTTCGGCCCGGTCGTGACCCTGCAACCGTTCGACGACGAAGCCGAGGCGCTCGCCCTCGCCAACGCAACCGACTACGGACTCGCCGCCTCGGTCTGGACCCGCGACCTCGACCGAGCCCACCGTTTCGCGTCGCACCTGCGGGCCGGCATCATCTGGATCAACAGCTGGCTGATGCGCGACCTGCGCACGCCGTTCGGCGGCATGGGCGCATCGGGACTGGGCCGGGAAGGCGGTTTCGAAGCCATGCGATTCTTCACCGATGCCCGCAACGTGGGCATCCAACTGGGACATTGGAACAGATGA
- a CDS encoding SDR family oxidoreductase: MNIDLSGKHALVCGASQGIGLATARTLAGLGANVTLLARRENVLVGLIGELPCSHPGQYHSRIAVDAADTDTLKAKVEALVAIKPVHILVNNSGGPPPGTVHGADVAAFEAAWRQHLIANHVLAETVIPGMERDGYGRIVNIISTSVKEPLAGLGVSNTTRWAVASWAKTLATELAPQGITVNNVLPGSTETPRIEQIIQATAAKTGRSRDEVFADMVAAIPMRRFAKPEETAAAVAFLCSPAAAYITGINLPVDGGRTKSL; the protein is encoded by the coding sequence ATGAACATCGACCTCAGCGGCAAGCACGCCCTCGTCTGCGGCGCCAGCCAGGGCATCGGCCTGGCCACGGCACGCACGCTCGCGGGTCTGGGTGCGAATGTGACCCTGCTGGCCCGACGCGAAAACGTGCTGGTGGGCCTGATCGGTGAACTGCCCTGCTCCCACCCCGGCCAGTACCACAGCCGGATCGCGGTCGACGCAGCCGACACCGACACGCTCAAAGCGAAGGTCGAGGCGCTGGTCGCGATCAAGCCGGTGCATATCCTCGTCAACAACAGCGGTGGTCCGCCGCCGGGCACGGTGCATGGCGCCGATGTCGCCGCGTTCGAGGCCGCCTGGCGCCAGCACCTGATCGCCAACCACGTCCTCGCCGAGACGGTGATCCCGGGCATGGAGCGCGACGGTTACGGACGCATCGTCAACATCATCTCGACCTCGGTGAAGGAACCGCTGGCCGGGCTGGGCGTGTCCAACACCACCCGCTGGGCGGTGGCGAGCTGGGCCAAGACCCTGGCCACCGAGCTGGCGCCGCAGGGCATCACCGTCAACAACGTGCTGCCCGGCTCGACCGAGACTCCGCGCATCGAGCAGATCATCCAGGCCACCGCCGCCAAGACCGGCCGCAGCCGTGACGAGGTGTTCGCCGACATGGTCGCGGCAATCCCGATGCGCCGTTTCGCCAAGCCCGAGGAAACCGCGGCCGCGGTCGCCTTCCTGTGCTCGCCGGCGGCGGCCTACATCACCGGCATCAACCTGCCGGTGGACGGGGGGCGGACGAAGTCGCTGTAG
- the asnS gene encoding asparagine--tRNA ligase: MTVISVQQALAGKVPAGGEVTVRGWVRTRRDSKAGLSFVNVSDGSCFAPIQVVAPSSLDNYESEVRHLSAGCSVIARGELVQSQGKGQAFEIQASSVEVVGWVEDPETYPIQPKPHSLEFLREVAHLRPRTNLFGAVTRIRHCLAQAVHRFFHENGYYWINTPIVTTSDAEGAGQMFRVSTLDMANLPRDDKGEVDFSRDFFGREAFLTVSGQLNVEGYCLALSKVYTFGPTFRAENSHTTRHLAEFWMVEPEIAFADLMENARIAEEFLKYLFRAVLDERADDMAFIAERVQKDAISRLESFINAPFERIDYTDAVALLQKSGQKFEFPVEWGLDLQTEHERWLTEEHVGRPVVVTNYPEHIKAFYMRLNDDGKTVAAMDVLAPGIGEIIGGSQREERLDVLDARMAQFGLDTEHYGWYRDFRRYGTIPHAGFGLGFERLVVYVCGLSNIRDAIPYPRAPGHAEF, from the coding sequence ATGACGGTCATCAGTGTGCAACAGGCCCTGGCGGGCAAGGTTCCGGCCGGCGGCGAGGTCACCGTACGTGGTTGGGTGCGGACCCGGCGCGATTCCAAGGCCGGGCTGAGCTTCGTCAATGTCAGCGACGGCTCGTGCTTCGCCCCGATCCAGGTGGTGGCGCCCAGTTCGCTCGACAACTACGAATCAGAGGTCAGGCACCTCAGCGCAGGCTGCTCGGTCATCGCGCGCGGCGAGCTGGTGCAGTCGCAGGGCAAGGGGCAGGCTTTCGAGATCCAGGCCAGCTCGGTCGAGGTGGTCGGCTGGGTCGAGGATCCGGAGACCTATCCGATCCAGCCCAAGCCCCACTCGCTGGAGTTCCTGCGCGAAGTCGCGCACCTGCGTCCACGCACCAACCTGTTCGGCGCGGTGACCCGCATCCGCCACTGCCTGGCCCAGGCCGTGCACCGCTTCTTCCACGAGAACGGCTACTACTGGATCAACACGCCGATCGTGACCACCTCCGACGCCGAGGGCGCCGGCCAGATGTTCCGCGTCTCGACGCTGGACATGGCCAACCTGCCCCGCGACGACAAGGGCGAGGTGGACTTTTCCCGAGATTTCTTCGGTCGCGAGGCCTTCCTGACCGTGTCCGGCCAGCTCAACGTCGAGGGCTACTGCCTGGCACTGAGCAAGGTCTACACCTTCGGCCCGACCTTCCGCGCCGAGAACAGCCACACCACCCGTCACCTCGCAGAGTTCTGGATGGTCGAGCCGGAGATCGCCTTCGCCGACCTGATGGAGAACGCGCGGATCGCCGAGGAATTCCTCAAGTACCTGTTCCGCGCCGTGCTCGACGAGCGTGCCGACGACATGGCCTTCATCGCCGAGCGCGTGCAGAAGGACGCGATCTCCCGGCTGGAATCGTTCATCAACGCACCGTTCGAGCGCATCGACTACACCGATGCAGTGGCGCTGCTGCAGAAGTCGGGGCAGAAGTTCGAGTTCCCGGTCGAATGGGGCCTGGACCTGCAGACCGAGCACGAGCGCTGGCTGACCGAGGAGCATGTCGGCCGCCCGGTGGTCGTCACCAACTACCCGGAGCACATCAAGGCGTTCTACATGCGCCTGAACGACGATGGCAAAACCGTCGCCGCGATGGACGTGCTGGCCCCTGGCATCGGCGAGATCATCGGCGGCAGCCAGCGCGAGGAGCGGCTGGACGTGCTCGACGCGCGAATGGCCCAGTTCGGGCTCGACACTGAGCACTATGGCTGGTACCGCGACTTCCGCCGCTACGGCACCATCCCGCACGCCGGTTTCGGCCTCGGCTTCGAGCGGCTGGTGGTCTACGTCTGCGGCCTGTCCAACATCCGCGACGCGATCCCCTACCCGCGCGCGCCGGGCCATGCGGAGTTCTAG
- a CDS encoding HesB/IscA family protein, giving the protein MPVTLAPAALARVQRYLAESPDALGLRFGVTRTGCSGWQHVADLARDERPGDTVFEQDGVRIYVDLTSLPLVDGTRIDVVKQRLGEQFLFHNPNVAEACGCGESFTTEATAD; this is encoded by the coding sequence ATGCCCGTCACCCTTGCCCCCGCCGCCCTGGCCCGCGTCCAGCGTTATCTTGCCGAGAGCCCCGATGCGCTCGGCCTGCGCTTTGGCGTGACCCGGACCGGCTGCTCGGGCTGGCAGCACGTGGCCGACCTGGCCCGCGACGAGCGTCCCGGCGACACCGTCTTCGAGCAGGACGGCGTGCGCATCTACGTAGACCTGACCAGCCTGCCGCTGGTCGACGGCACCCGCATCGATGTCGTCAAGCAGCGCCTCGGCGAGCAGTTCCTGTTCCACAACCCGAACGTGGCCGAGGCTTGCGGTTGCGGTGAGAGCTTCACCACCGAAGCCACGGCTGACTGA